Part of the Cynocephalus volans isolate mCynVol1 chromosome 11, mCynVol1.pri, whole genome shotgun sequence genome is shown below.
ACACCTAAAATCACACAACTTCAATGGCAGAACTGAAACTTGAACTCAGGTCTTCTTACTGCATGCAAGTCCTGTGTTTTTCTACCATATCACAGTTGCTGCTGGCCAGCAATATCTGTGTTATCTAGCTATGATTTCCATACTTGATCTTTCcagattttgaaaatttcttgacaattaaacaaaaaaatcatccATTGAAATCATCCACTTTTCTAtagtttacattatttatttttaatgtttttgtttctatttttgtgtttttaaatatttagttatttatttttcttacactatctttttctgttttttggggggAAGATGTACCTAATTTTCAAAGACTTTGATAAAAATCTTGTAACAGAGCTATTAGCAATGTTTGCTTATTGTAAAGCAAGCCCCAACTAAGCCAGGATGGCTGTTGGAAGTACACACCTTACGTCAAACCCCAAAAGGGTATATATTTATGtggtttccaaattttctttgaGGAGCAAGAGCTTTACTGAATGACAAAGAATTTCATCCCCAAACTTCCAGGCCCAAAGCTCCTTAAGGCATTTATACCACTGCAAATGTTAATACAAACAGGACTTGGATCACTAAGGTAGAGTTGGGATAAGGGACTTATAAATTAAAGTTTATACTGAGAAAGTATCTGAAGTTACTGCCATTATTGCTTGCAATTCCTGGCTGCTTGAGAACAAATCACAAGGAGATTAGAATCAGACCTGGCTCAGAAGTGCTACCTGTGGGGTTGTCGCCATGGTAGTCAGTGGCTGAGGAACAGACATCCAGGAGAGCCACAGCCTCTGCTGCTGTTATGGGCTGGAAACTGCCACCAGGTCCTCTGCAGAAGAGGCACTCCACTGGGGAATGGCCTCTGCCGTGTCCTGTCATCTGGTCCCATATCTCAGCCCCCAGCTTCCAGGTGACACTTTTCATTAGGAACCTCAGCTGCCtgggtctttgatccatttttttcTACCTCCCTTGTCACTTTCCTGGTAtggagagaaataaggaaagttCAAGTGCACAACTTAACACCTCCGAACCCACCTCTTGTAGAGTGCCCGTGGAAGAAGCTTTTGCTTTAAGCAATCTCAGGCTTTGTGCTCAACTGCCTTCTTCTACGCCCCATCTCATAACATCCTAATTTCACAAGAGTGAGGCAAATATCTTCGTCATAAGGCAACGGGCGTTAGAAAAATAAGTCAGTCTGACCTGGGAGCTTAGTGAAATTGTAGTACATGGTTACCAGGTGAGAAAATACTCTTCTAAACCGGCTTGAAGTTGGAGCAACCAACACTCCCATCTTAGGGCCCTGGGTGTCCCCATCAGGATGTCACATACTTTATTTTGTATCCTATAGTACTCATTTAACACAAACTGATATTTAGGTAGAGTAAGACCAAAGAAGACAGCAAATCTTGTACCAAAGAATTCACATgctaaaagaaagaacaattactTGGGTAAACTGAATTAATAACTAAAGCTTTGCATCAGTTGTGGTGCCAAGAGTTTAAACTTGCCTGCAAGTGATCTATTACTACATTTAACTTTAAGGATGACAAAAGATTTCAATTGCCTTGGACTCTCAAAAAATTCTAGGACTCAGAGGAAATTTGTCAAGTCTTCTGTCTTCATATGGGATTATGTTATACTATGTGCTATACCTGTTAAGTATTCTGAAAATCTCTCCTCATATACTCTTCTTAGCGGTAGTTCAAggccttcctcctctgcctccagtCACAAGTAGCAAGGTGGCCTACAGGCTCACCACTGTGATTGTTAGAGTCAGGGATTAAGGTTTCGCATGAATAATGAGCAGTTTCCTAAAGATGTCTCTTAGAAATGTTTTCCCTTAAAATTATAGGACTTCTCCCCCCACCTTCCCCAACTGCATCCATTTATGGGACTTTCTGATTTCCCTGGCTCTTTCTACCTTTCGTCATATTGCTTATATTTTCCAGCAAAGTGATGCTCtgtcttatctttaaaaaaattattctagctcttttattctgtttatttgcCACAGTGCCTAGTACATGTGTAgaagagaagtttttaaaatattagaataaatcTTAGGAAGCTTTCCTGTTTATGACCTACtagaattttaaattgaaaaaattagTTACCAGTGTCATCTGGGTTCCAACTCTATCCAAAATCTCTGTGTAGACACCAGAGCACTGACTGCTAGCATGTTTATGCCTTCACTGCAGTCGAAGCCCCAAGCGCAAGCACGTTAACACTGCGATCTGTTTGGAAGCTGAAGGCGGCCCGGTTCCCCATGCAGCCTATCCCTGCCTTCTTAAGTCAAAGCCCAGCATGCAAATCACTGTAGTCCCTGTCCTCCTCCACTCTCTCAATCCCATGCTGAGTTTTGCTCTTTTGTCTGACCTATGGCCAGGTCAGAAGACCTATGGCCATGGCTCCCTCCCTCTACAACCCATCACTTCTTCCAACAATCTTGCCTTAACTAAAGCACAGAGCTCTCTGTAAGACAGCACTTTTTTTTTGCCAATGCATTATGGTCAGGGTAGGGTTGGTTTTCACTTGGGTCCCCAATATCACTCCCAAATCACTAACCCTCCACCCTTGTGTAAAAGAACTTATTCCTTAAAGGCTCATACCATCTGACTAAATCACCCCATCATTACCTTTTACTGTAATTTAAAGACTCCTAGCCATTTTCATGGTCGCCTCAGTGTGTCTCCTCCATGTGTCAGCATTCTCAAGTCTCCCAGTCCATAGTCCCTGTGCTGCTTTTACCCTGGCAACTGTGACAACAAATTATAATTATGGGTGTACTTACTGGTCTATGGTATCCCTGGATTTTGAGCCCCTTGAAAGCAGAGAGTGTCATTTGTCTCTGTGCCCCAGGGTCTGGTGTAGTGCTGggcatacagtaggcactcagtaatgTTTTCTTAATGAGTGAATAAAGGTCAGTTTCTAGGagctacattttatattttctcagatTCTTAAAGTAGTTTTCCTCCCTGTCATATTCACAAGCACATGCAAGTTAGAAGGAAAGAGTAATCAGATGTTGCCAATTGTGTTTTAGAGAAAATTGGCAAAAGCCAAGCAAAATAAGATTTAGTATTTCATCTGTTATAAATAGCCACTTAGGTCATTCATTATGCCCCTGGGAAAGGTCAGTAAAGTTCATGTTTATAATTAAGTGATTGTGATGAGGGAACTTAGAGCTGTATCAtatagcaataatttttttttaaacttgaaagTTTATTAAGGTGAAGAGTCAACTCAGGGAGAACTGACTATTGTCTTCAAATGTTTGAAACTCTGTCCTATAAAAGAGGAACATAGGCTGGTTTTGTATGGCTCTAAGAAAAACAACTAGAATCAATGGGAAGAACTTTAAAAGACGACAAGATTTAGGCCAAGATAAGAAAGAATTTACTAACAACAGTTGGCAAGAGATAGAAGGGTCCTTCTGAAGATGTGAGGTTCTACCTGCTTGGGAATGTTAAAGTAGATTTACAAGTCGCCAGATCATCACTTCAGAATGCTGTGGAGCGGAGCCAACACTGGAAGTCCCGTTGAGCTCTGAGTTCTATCAGTATGTATttaggacagaaaaaaaataaccttaGGAGTACTTACTAGAAAATGAGGCACTAGCTATTCGTCTCCTGCCCAAAACCGTAGATAGGGCCCCCATGAAAGTTTGGACTGAAAAAAAGAGGAATCAAGTGAGAGTAATTAACAACAGAGTGGCAACTGCAGAGACTTTTATGCAGAGATTTCAAAATGCTTTGTAATATGCTCCATTTTCTCtctgacagatgagaaaactaaaattatcaaaattacaaattgtCTATACGTGAATCTAGAAAGCAAATAAGGAGACCAAGGACTTAGTTTAAAACTGTAtacatactggccagccacagggaaaaaaacaaaggaactTCAAAACTGTATGTACTTTCTACAAACATTGTCAGGCTCAATTTCTCATTCCTTTGGTCCCACATTCACTAATACTGACATTATAAGCTTACAGCGTCAAGTGTTGAattctttctctgttcctttttttcctcctcctcctctttgtcCTCCATGCTACATTCTTTCATGATGTCTCCATCAGCAAAACAGATAATCCTTTTGGGAGTAGTCTTTTTGGAAGGTCCTCTCCTCTCTAGTTCTAACTGCTGGAAACTGTCTTTCTTCATAAGGAAACAAAACAACTAGTAAATTAAAAACAGGATGCCTTAGGGCAAGTTGCCCAGGGCAGTGTTTATATAGCTCAGAGGTGTCTAGTTATTTTCAATGGATGGTATAGACAGAGGGTTCAGAGGTAAACCACAGCCGTGATCTCACCAATACTTCAAATCCAATAAAGGATGTTCAGTTCTGTACCAAAATGGAAGAGATTCAACTAGTAATGAAAATGTGAACTTTGgatcttcaaagaaaaaattcagcAGGGTTTTCTTACCCCTTATTAAGTACAAAATCCACAACTGCTAGTAGGAAGGGGCCATTGCCCTGCAGAagtttttcaatcatttcaataaatatagAGAGGCAACATAGGAAGTGGTTAATAGTACAGATTTTgtacagaaaggagaaaatatctgcaaagtaTAAAATCAGTAATGGgcttattttcagaatatttaaagaactattACAACTCAAAGGGTAAAAAACAAACAGCTAAATTAAAATACAggcaaaaaatttgaatagacactttaccaaagaaggtttacagatggcaaacaaacacataaaaagatgttcaatatcattagtcattatggaaataaaattgaaaccatAATGAGTTATCTTAACATACCCACTAGAgtggataaaattaaaaagactaatgaTACCAGTTGTTGGGGAGGATGTgaaacaactggaactctcatacattgctaatgGGAAGGAAAAgtgtacagccactttggaaaacagttcagcagtttcttaaaatttaacCACACACTTATTATACAATCTTGTAATTCTACACCTAGATATTTAACTAAGAGTACAAAAACATATGTCTTCTTAAGGATTTGTATATTTATGGTCATAGCCGCTTTATTTGTGAGagcctcaaactggaaacaattaaaatgttcatcagctggtgaatggataagtaaaatctATTTGGTATATCTATTCAGCAGAATACTACTCCACAATTAAAAGTAATAGACAGCTAGTATTTGCAACACCATGAGTGactctcaaaagcattatgctaagtgaaaggatCCAGATACTACATAGTATATGgttccatttatgtgaagtttTAGAACAGGCAAAATTACAGTAgtagaaaacagatcagtgttTGCTAGAGGTGAGGGGTCAGGGGAAGAGATTAACTACAAAGGGACAAAAGGAAACTCGTTGGGATGATGGAAAATTTCTAAGAGATATCATAATTATAGTGGTGGTTACTAGActgcatacatttgtcaaaacaaatcaaaacctacagttaaaattcattaattttattgtatttaaattatatctcaataaagccgaAAAGatttggagccagactgcctagaTTTAAAGCCCTATTATTTAATATCCCTGTTCCTAGGTTTTCTCATgttcaaaaataattatatagaaTGATATAGTACCAACCTTATAAAATTGTTAtgaagagtaaatgagaaaagacaaatgaAGGAGCTAGAACAATTCTTAGCAAATGGTAATGTTTAATGAAAGTTGCTATTATTCAGTAACTATCATTTACTTAACAGTGTGtatatcaggcactgttctaatgTTGTAAACACACTTATTGTCTTAGTTAATACCTAATATATTTTGAGATTATACCAGCAGATACGGCACACTGAGCTGACATGGAATAATTCTCCTTCCTGTTCCAGACACACAGAAATTCTGGataaagttaaacaaacaaaaacattaaatcaTAGCTGCActgtgaaaataagaaaaagagagagacagagagataacGAACAAAGAAGGaacgaaggaaagaaagaaaaagaaagtgacaaaGGCATGAAGGGCAGCCTAGGTGTCAGAACAAGAGAGAACACGGCACCAGTGCACCAGTGTGTGAGCTGAAACTGAGGCTTTGGAACCAGACGCAGGCCTCAGGGCTGGAGCCTTAATACCACACAGAGAGGAGAGTCCAAACCACAGATCCCATGAATATGGGGAGCTGAAATGAAGATACCTGCATAAAACTAAGATAATAAAGTACtatcttatctataaaatatggaCTAGAAAAGCTACTCTTGGCTTGCAAAAGTAGCAAAGTAATTTGCCATCTCCTGGCAACATAGGTAGACATGGTAACCTGAAAAAAATTGGAACTCCAGGCCAGTACCACATGCTGGTGTGGGGCCCAAATTCATACTTCTTATGTAATCTGAGGACCTAAAACAAGGCTGAGTGACATAAAGGCAGTGTAACCCCCAGAATTCTGTCAGGTGCAAAAACAAAACCACCTTGGAGGGATACTTCAGCAAGACAGGGTATGCTAAGTCTCCACTAAAAACAGCCTTGATGAAGATGTGCTTATTGCAAAAACTTACAAACCACACGAAGAAACTAACCATCATGGCAAGGGTTCAATGGATGAAAAAATCGGGAGAGCCTTCATCCAAGAACTGGAAATAATagaacaggaaattttaaaatgaatatgtttaatatattcaaacatataaagaaagcaaaatgtaatatCCAAAAGGAACAGGTTGACTTGAAAAATAACtgaacagaaattctagaaatgaataTATAGTCAACATAGAGTAGGTTAGATACAGATTAAACATAGTGAAGAAATTTGAGGAATGCTCTCATAATACAGTGTAAAGATAGTAGCTATGTTTAACATGAAAGAAAACTTATAAGACGTAAATGATAGATGAGAAAGTTCAACACATGACTAAGGGGAGTTTCAGAGGAAGTGAATGAAACAACGGGGGAGATAATGTCTGAAGAGGTAATGGCCATGACTGAAGGTAATTTTCCATAACTGAAGAAAGACTCAAGTCTGAGAAACATACAGAATACCGAGAGggataagaaaaaattaaattaaacctagatcatgaaaactaaagaaaaaattttaaatttacagtaGAGAAGGCAGATTAGTCATAAAGGTGTAATGATTAGACCAATGGCCAACTTCAAATCAGCAACAATGGAGACTGGAAGCCAATGGATAATTGTTAAAAAGAATTCAATACCCATCTAAACAGTAATCGagagggagaaaaataataatatttttagactTATAAAAACTGAGACTTAACTATTCCAGTATCTTCATTGAAAGATTAGTAATGTAAGATTGTATATCAACAAGAAGGAAACTGAACCCAGAGGTAAGAGTAAGACGGAAGCAGCAGAAGTAAATAAATTAGTAGACAGGCTGACAAATCTTAGTATGTATTGACTCAGTATTTTAGTGGGGATGGTATAAAGACAAAGCAGTactgaatataaaacaataacagaaaatatgAGGAGATGGCCTCTTCTAAGCATTGTTTTGGAATAGATTGCGTAGGGTAGGTTGTTAAGTATGCACATTAACAATTTAAAGGTAGCGAGGAAACTAATGAAATTAGAAGGGATAGCTTCAAAACcagtaggagaaaagaaagaaaagaaacaatgaatcggacagaaggcaagaaagaggagagaaagagagcaaagaAAAATCATGGTCAATAGaaacactaaataaaatattaacaataattccaAATAAATCAGTAatcataataaatgtaaatagattgtCTGCCATCTATTAAAATGAAGACTGGCATATtgaacttaaaaaatgttttatgggTAATACAAACATGATTGAATACATGCAAATCTTATTGGTACAATGCTGAGTTTAGGCCATTGTCAAAGGTCAGAGTTACAAAAGGCCTGTCAGGGGTTAAATTTGTCATTCACAGCAAGGTGATGTGACACCTGCCCTGTTCAGGGACCTCTGAGGAGAAGTGAATGATTTACATGGTTTTCCCTGACTTAGTATATCACAGAAAAGCCTCAATAAAAAATAGGTGTTACCATTTAGATTCTGATGCCAAAGAGCAGCAAAAAAATACCCATTTAATTTGGTATTTAAGAACAACAATAAGTTAAACATAGTACTATTGTAAAAGTAAATATTATCAGTGccttaagaaataaaacacattctACAACaacaatcaaaagaaaataaaaacattttcaaaaagcaaCTCACGTTAattcctgtatttttcttttgctttatttagtTATATTTGGTGTTGAAAGCAGTAGAAAGTTAGGTCCTGGAAGTTGTTCAATAGATGATAAATTAATACAGCTAAGTTGAGGCTGTACAGAGCCCATGACTATGCTGACATGGAAGGGTTCTCTGGCGTGTGTGTTACGGGGTGGAGCATGTTTGAGTTGTAGGAAGGTCTGCTATAGTTTACACATTCAACATAGACTAAACCCGGTGGCTCTCAAACTTGTCTTcatattagaatcatctgggggtCTTTTAAAAACTTCCAAAGACAGGTCACACCCTAGACCACTTAGATCACAATCTCGGGGGATGGGACAGAGGCGTCAGTATTTTTGAGGTTGCTCAGGTGATCCCAATGTGCAGGCAGGTTTGGGGACCAGTGCCTTAGGAGGGTGGGAAAAGAAGTTGA
Proteins encoded:
- the FAM177B gene encoding LOW QUALITY PROTEIN: protein FAM177B (The sequence of the model RefSeq protein was modified relative to this genomic sequence to represent the inferred CDS: inserted 1 base in 1 codon; deleted 2 bases in 1 codon; substituted 1 base at 1 genomic stop codon) — its product is MKKDSFQQLELERRGPSKKTTPKRIICFADGDIMKECSMEDKEEEEEKKEQRKNSTLDASKLSWGPYLRFWAGRIASASFSTCEFFGTRFAVFFGLTLPKYQFVLNEYYRIQNKVLTREVEKNGSKTQAAEVPNEKCHLEAGXLRYGTRXQDTAEAIPQWSASSAEDLVAVSSP